From the genome of Spirochaetae bacterium HGW-Spirochaetae-1, one region includes:
- the higA gene encoding addiction module antidote protein, HigA family: MKKISNIHPGEILKEEFLIPFNISAYRLAKDTNIPPTRISQIIKGKRSITADTALRFSKYFGTTPDFWLGLQMEYDLREEKSLKEKELKGIKTIRIAHSA, encoded by the coding sequence ATGAAAAAAATTAGTAATATACATCCTGGCGAAATATTAAAGGAAGAATTTTTAATACCCTTTAATATATCAGCTTATAGACTTGCAAAAGATACAAATATTCCTCCTACCAGGATTTCTCAGATTATTAAAGGCAAACGTAGTATAACTGCTGATACAGCATTGCGATTTTCAAAATATTTTGGAACAACACCTGATTTCTGGCTTGGATTACAGATGGAATATGATCTGAGAGAAGAGAAATCATTAAAAGAAAAAGAATTAAAAGGGATTAAAACAATAAGAATAGCTCATTCTGCCTGA
- a CDS encoding AbrB/MazE/SpoVT family DNA-binding domain-containing protein — protein sequence MIIKIVPIGNSKGIRIPNYILQQLQVDKQIELVFDETKSEIILKPIKEIRQGWSEAFKKMNSNSDDSLIIDDSIDLNDNDWEW from the coding sequence ATGATTATAAAAATTGTCCCTATTGGCAATTCTAAAGGAATAAGAATTCCTAATTACATCCTACAACAGTTACAAGTCGATAAGCAGATAGAATTAGTTTTTGACGAAACCAAAAGCGAAATTATTTTAAAGCCAATTAAAGAAATAAGGCAAGGATGGAGTGAAGCTTTTAAGAAAATGAATTCCAACAGTGATGACAGCCTAATCATTGATGATTCCATTGATTTAAATGATAACGATTGGGAATGGTAA
- a CDS encoding IS3 family transposase (programmed frameshift): MNTRRKYDKQFKIDAVTMVSTGNKTASEIARDLGIRPDLVSRWKRELEEESKTAFTGQGNPRDEEIARLKKENAELKMERDILKKGNGHFLQTREMKYTFMKNNSMIFPVKKMAQMFQVSPSSYYAWLKRKPSAHEFRDAELVLAIKRTFSKYRERYGSPRIYKYLRGSRYSCARSRVARLMRESGLVARHKRRFKVTTDSKHDHPISPNLVDRNFSVDSVNTYWVSDITYIATVEGWLYLCTVIDLFSRKVVGWSMASHMRAELAIDALDMAVKHRNPHKGLIFHSDCGIQYASIAFREKLESYKMIQSMSRKGNCWDNAPAESFFSTLKMEEVYLRKYQSREEARQSIFEYIEVFYNRQRSHSFLDYMSPAKYEELSLLKVA; this comes from the exons ATGAATACAAGAAGAAAATACGACAAGCAGTTTAAAATAGATGCGGTTACCATGGTATCCACAGGGAACAAGACAGCATCAGAAATAGCCAGGGACCTGGGTATTCGTCCTGACCTAGTATCCCGCTGGAAGAGAGAGTTAGAAGAGGAAAGCAAGACGGCATTTACTGGTCAGGGAAATCCCCGGGATGAAGAGATTGCCCGTTTGAAGAAAGAGAATGCTGAACTGAAGATGGAAAGGGATATCCTAAAAAAGG GCAATGGCCATTTTCTCCAAACCCGAGAAATGAAATATACGTTCATGAAAAATAATAGCATGATTTTCCCGGTAAAGAAAATGGCCCAGATGTTTCAGGTTTCTCCAAGCAGCTATTATGCCTGGCTGAAAAGAAAGCCAAGCGCTCATGAGTTTCGAGATGCTGAATTGGTGTTGGCAATAAAGCGAACCTTTTCAAAATATCGTGAGAGATACGGCAGTCCCAGGATATACAAGTATCTCCGTGGCAGTAGATATAGCTGCGCCAGGAGCCGTGTTGCCCGTTTAATGCGTGAAAGTGGGCTTGTAGCACGCCATAAAAGGCGATTCAAGGTTACAACTGACTCAAAACATGACCATCCCATCTCGCCCAATCTGGTGGATCGGAATTTTTCTGTAGACTCCGTTAATACATACTGGGTAAGCGATATAACCTATATTGCAACTGTGGAAGGATGGCTTTATCTCTGTACGGTTATCGATTTATTTTCCAGGAAGGTCGTGGGCTGGTCAATGGCTTCCCACATGAGGGCCGAGCTTGCTATTGATGCCTTAGATATGGCGGTCAAACACCGGAATCCTCACAAAGGACTGATCTTTCATTCTGACTGTGGGATACAGTATGCTTCAATAGCTTTCAGAGAGAAACTGGAAAGTTATAAAATGATTCAGAGTATGAGTCGTAAGGGCAATTGCTGGGACAATGCTCCGGCTGAAAGTTTTTTCTCAACATTAAAAATGGAAGAAGTGTATCTGAGAAAATATCAATCAAGGGAGGAGGCGCGGCAATCTATATTTGAGTATATTGAGGTGTTTTATAATAGGCAAAGAAGTCATTCTTTTCTTGACTATATGAGTCCGGCAAAGTATGAGGAGCTTAGTTTACTGAAAGTTGCTTAA
- a CDS encoding plasmid maintenance system killer, whose translation MIKSFKCKETEKIWNQQFSKHFPESIHKIALRKLFMIHRAGELRDLSIPPANRLEKLKGDRKNQYSIRINDQFRICFFWEESNVYEVEIVDYH comes from the coding sequence ATGATTAAGTCTTTTAAATGTAAAGAAACAGAGAAAATCTGGAACCAACAATTCTCTAAACATTTTCCTGAAAGCATTCATAAAATTGCTCTTAGAAAATTATTTATGATTCATAGAGCTGGAGAGCTTAGAGATTTATCAATTCCACCTGCTAATAGATTAGAAAAATTAAAAGGTGATCGTAAAAATCAATATAGCATCAGAATTAATGACCAATTTAGGATTTGCTTCTTCTGGGAAGAATCAAATGTCTATGAAGTCGAAATTGTTGATTACCATTAA
- a CDS encoding growth inhibitor PemK, whose translation MEILQYHVYLINLDPTVGHEIQKTRPCLIISPDEMNENIKTVIIAPMTTKSLKYPTRVPVTFQNTKGWIVLDQIRTIDQKRIIKKLGKINSNTVAEIKNVIKEMLID comes from the coding sequence ATGGAAATTTTACAATATCATGTCTACCTTATTAATTTAGATCCTACTGTTGGTCACGAAATTCAAAAAACCAGACCATGCCTTATCATCTCACCTGACGAAATGAATGAAAATATTAAAACCGTTATTATAGCTCCTATGACCACAAAATCCCTTAAATATCCAACACGAGTTCCTGTTACTTTTCAAAATACTAAAGGTTGGATTGTTTTAGATCAGATAAGGACTATAGATCAAAAAAGAATAATTAAGAAATTAGGAAAAATTAATTCTAATACCGTAGCTGAAATTAAAAACGTCATTAAGGAAATGCTTATTGATTAA
- a CDS encoding XRE family transcriptional regulator, which yields MKTFKKHLEKELKDNNFKKKYEEENELLEISLKILEERNKLGLTQKELAAKANITQQQLSKVENGINCNMATFLKVCNALDIKLGLKKARV from the coding sequence ATGAAAACATTTAAAAAGCATTTAGAAAAAGAATTAAAAGACAATAATTTTAAAAAGAAATATGAAGAAGAAAATGAGTTATTGGAAATTTCTTTAAAAATCCTGGAAGAAAGGAATAAGCTTGGCTTAACCCAAAAAGAACTGGCAGCAAAAGCTAATATAACTCAGCAACAATTATCAAAAGTAGAGAATGGAATCAATTGTAATATGGCTACCTTCTTGAAGGTATGCAATGCTTTGGACATTAAATTAGGGTTAAAAAAGGCAAGAGTTTAG
- a CDS encoding XRE family transcriptional regulator, which translates to MQAHVKTPHIKIDIKGDIHPKILSVLKELYGKKVKFIKDKDDEYVNILETDWYKKINSEMTPGKIMKIYREIHKITQEDLGKKMGGISKQNISHMERGIRSISKSNAKVLSKIFNVPVDRFI; encoded by the coding sequence ATGCAGGCTCACGTGAAAACGCCCCATATTAAAATTGATATTAAAGGTGATATTCATCCTAAAATTCTTTCTGTATTAAAAGAATTATATGGGAAGAAAGTAAAATTTATTAAAGATAAAGATGATGAATATGTAAATATTCTTGAGACTGATTGGTATAAAAAAATTAATTCTGAAATGACGCCTGGGAAAATTATGAAAATTTATCGTGAAATTCATAAGATAACCCAAGAGGATTTAGGAAAGAAAATGGGTGGCATTTCTAAACAAAATATTTCACATATGGAGAGAGGTATTAGATCGATTAGTAAATCAAATGCCAAGGTGTTATCAAAAATATTTAACGTACCGGTCGATCGTTTTATTTAA